The genomic interval TTTTTTCTATATAACTTATTCTATACTAATTTTGTGATTTATATTGATTATAATATTCAGATAACAATTCTAAAACTTGTTTTGCTATTTTCTTATATGCCTCATCTGGCAAGTTAGCTTCAGATACACGCAATATTCCTGGTGCTGCTCCAAAACCTACTCCCTCCATTAAGACTACTCCATTTATCTCTGCTAAACGTAATAAGAAATCAATAGGTTCAAAGTTTTCCTTTAGATATTCCTTAAATTTATCATCATATAAATCTCCGGCTAACTCATAAATATCTATTAATGAATAGTATTTAGCATTTTCTCTACTATCATCTTCTTTAATTCCTAGGGTATAACATAAATCATGATATCTCTCTCTTACTAATTTTTTAGAGCTTTCTATATATGGATCTCTGCCCTTAGTAATCAATGAAGTTAAAGCAAATAAAGCCATTTGAATTTGTTGAGGTGTTGATAAGCCTGAAGTATGATAAAGGCCAACTGAACGACTATCTGCAACAATCCTCTCAATAAATTTAAACTTTCTTGGTTCAAAAGTTACAAGGCCATATCTTTTATCTAAATCCTGTAATTTTTCCTCTGGTAATTTACTTATTAACTCATCAAAAACATTATTTTCATTAGCAGCTATTAATCCTAATCTCCATCCTGTTACACCATATAATTTAGAGAAGGAATAAACTAATAAGGTATTATACGGTACTACGGAATATATAGTCTTAAAGTTTTCAACAAAGGTTCCATAAACATCATCAGTTATTATCATTAAATCCTTACGTTCTTTAACTATATCAGCTATGTGATTTAAAGCCTCTTCACTTAAAGCCTTAGAAGCTGGATTTGAAGGATTTACAAAAAATAAGGCTTTAATCTCCTTATCTCTTAACTTGTCTAATTCTGAATCCTCTATAACCCAATTATTTTCTTCCTTTGAAATTAAATCTACTTCAACCATCTCATAATCTTTTAATTCTGGTATTTGTAAGTAAGGTGTAAATATTGGAGTGTTTATAGCAATCTTATCTCCAGCTTTTATTAGTCCATTTTCTTTTAATGAATTAAATATATAGCATATAGCTGCTGTTCCCCCCTCTGTTGGGAATACATTAGTTTCCTTAGCTAATTTTACTCCTCCAAAAAGTTCTTTTTCTAAATACAATTTTAAAATCTTTTCTGTATTTACTAAACATCTATTTGGAACTGGATAATCATTTCCAATTGCTCCATCTACAAATTCTTTAACTAATTCATCTTTATTAACACTTAAAGTTTTAATGCTATAATCTATGGCATCACGTAAAAATTTATCTACTTCATGACCCCCATTTAAGAAATCCATTAATCTTTCATATATACAATCTAAATTGGTGTATCCAGCTAAATTTCCATCATGTATAGTTCTTCTTGATTCAAAAACACCAAATTCCACTATTCTACTTAAGGCTAGTCTTCCTTCAGTATTTATCCAGTTAGGATTTCCTCTTCCTGCATTCAAAAATTTATTGTGCTTTTCATTGTTTTTAGCTAACTTTAACATCTTGCTACTAATTTCAAAAGCTCCTAATCCTTCTAGCTTTTTTTCAAGATCTTTTGTTATCATGAATAACCACTCCTTATAGTAAATTATCCCCAAATGGTTTATACCTTTATTTTAACACTTTGTTAACTTTTATGGTTAAATTCCCACATTATTTAAGCATAATTTTCCTATAAAGATACAAAGTCAATCCCTTTAATAATTACTATATTCCACTAAGATTTTGGAATTATTACTCTAAACATCCTTCTAAAAATTATATAGATATTTTCTTTATACTATTTGCAAGTTTTATAAAAAGTTATTTTAATACAAACCCTTAAATCTTATTTTTGGTATAGCCCCTATAGTATAAAACTATTAATAAAAAATATTATTCTCCAGCTACAGAAAGTTCCTTAATAAGAATACTTGGACTACCATATCCAGAAGTTACTCCACTTTCCTCTAAATCATTTCCTACCTCTTCAATATTATTTAGTAAATCAAAGAAGTTTCCTGCAATAGTTATATGTTTTATTGCCCTAGTTAAAACTCCATTTTCTATTTTTATCCCCTCAGCAGCTAAGGAAAAGTCTCCTGTTACTGCATTTGCACCTGAATGAAGACCTGCTAAGTCTATTATATAAATTCCATTTTCCACAGAACTTAAAAGCTCTTCAAAGGACTTATCCCCTTCTTTTATATAAAGATTAGTAGGACTTGCTTTTACTGTGGACTTAAATCCTGCTTTAAAGCCATTTCCAGTTGGATTAACCTTTGATTTCTTCGCAGTTTTTAAACTGTGTAAAAATCCTTTAAAAACTCCATTTTCAATTATATTTTTAACTCTTGTAGGTACCCCCTCATCATCAAAGGAACAAGTTGAAATTCCTCCCTCTAAGAAAGGATCATCCACAAGGGTAACTTTACTAGAAGCAACCTTCTCTCCAATTTTATCCTTTAAAAGTGTTTTATTTTCTTGAGCTATATGACCTAAGAAATTATCTTCCATAGTTCTTATTAAGGAAGCCATAACTTCTCCATCTATAATAACTTTATATTTACCTGATTTTATGGAAGTAGATCCTTTTTTTCTTAAAGTATTATTTATTGCTTTCTTCATTAATTCATCTATATTAACATCATTTAACTTAGTTGAAACCCTAGAAGCTCCATCTACAATCATATTTTCTCCATCTTTAGCTATAGGAGAAATTGTAGCTTGAACAATAGTTTTTTCTTCTTTTAAATCAATTCCCTCTGAATTAACTATTACTCTCTCTAACTTAGCTGTATTAAATTTAGTGTACTCACTTTTTATTATTTCAGAGTTTATCTTTGATGGCTCATTGCTTAACTTTAGAGCCTTTTCTATTTGCTCCTTTGGAGTTAAGCTACTAATATTTTCATCATAGGAATTTACTTCTACATACTTAGCTTTATCCCTAAATATAAACTCCTCATCTTCACTTTCTACAAGTTCAGCACATTCAATTGCTTTTAAAAGTAAGATTTCTATTGATTCATCATCTAATTTCTCTGTATATGAGTATCCCATTTTCCCCTTATATATACCTCTAAAAGAAACTCCTATAGTAGTACTTAATCCATATCTTTCAACTTCTCCATTAGATGAAGTAATATTTAATGATTCACTTTTACCATAATATAATTCATATTTTTCAAAATTAAGTTCCTTAGCTCTATTAAATAATCTTTCTTTAAAATCCTTAAATTCCATAATAACAAATACCTCCTATCTTCCCCCAACTGTAATTTCTTTAACTCTTAAAAGTGGCTGACCTACGTTAGTTGGGACTGCTCCACTTAAGGATCCACAAACTCCTTGCCCATGGTCTAAGTTTTTTCCAACCATATCTATGTTCATTAAGATATCAGCACCATTTCCTATTAAACTAGCTCCTCTTACAGCCCTATCAATCACTCCATTTTTAACTAAGTATCCTTCAAGAACGTTAAAATTAAAATCGCCAGTTATAGGATTTACTGATCCTCCACCCATTTGCTTAGCATATAATCCATTTTCTATAGATTTTATGATTTTTTCATTATCATCTTCACCATTTGCTATAAAGGTATTTGTCATTCTTGAAGTAGGAGCATATTTATAAGATTCTCTTCTTCCACTTCCTGTAGAAGGCATACCCATTCTTCTTCCATTAAACTTATCAATCATATATGATTTAAGTATTCCATTTTCTATTAAAACTTTTCTTCTAGTTGGCTCTCCCTCATCATCTATATTTAATGAACCCCATGCATTAGCTATAGTTCCATCATCTATTGCAGTAACCTTTTTAGAAGCTATTTGCATACCAAGTTTATCACAGAATATAGAATTTCCTTTAGCAACAGCAGTGGCCTCAAGGGAATGACCACAAGCTTCATGGAATATAACCCCGCCAAAGGAATTTTCAATAGCCACAGTCATCTTACCCGCTGGGCAATAATCTGCATGAAGCATTGTTACTGCTGACTTAGAGGCTTCTTTTCCTAAATCACTTAAATCTATGGTATCAAAAAATTCAAATCCCATAGATGCCCCTGGAGATCTTGTTCCAGCTTGATTATCTATTCCATCTGAAGCTATGGAACTTATGGCTATCCTTGATCTTATTCTTCTATCTTCAGTAAATAATCCTTCACTATTAGCAATTAAAACCCTTTGATCCTCATCCTTCATAGTAACCGTAACTTGAGATATCTCATCACTATATCCCTTTGCTCCCTTGTAAGCTTCCTTCATTTTCTCAATTTTCTTAGCTGAACTTATAGATGAAGGAACATATAAAATAGGATGAATATTGGTATTTATTCTTTCAACTAAATTTAAATTAACTGTATGTCCATCTATAACGTCCCCTAAAGCTAAAGCCGCCTTTTTAGCAGTATTAACTAAACTTATAATGGAATCGTCATTGGTATATGCATATATGCACTTTAGCCCTTTAAAAATTCTTATACCAATTCCATAATCTTTTCCTGAAATAATATCCTTAACAGCCCCTGAAGTTAATACAATATTATTATTTAACTTTTCTTCAACAAAAACTTCTGCAAAGTCTCCTCCTGCACTAAGAGCTACAGAAAGTACTTTTTTAATAGTATCTTTACTTAACATAAAATCACTCCCCAAATTAATAAACAATTATCTTTAATAAGATTATGCCTTGTTTTAAATATTTAATTCTATTTTAATTGTATAAACATGAAAATTATATAATTAAAAGAAATATTATCATTATAAAAAATTTTAAATTAATTAGCTTTTTCAATCCATCTTAAAGTTATCATCTATTTACATAAGATTTGAAAAGTGACATACAATGTTAATTAGCTTAAAATATAGGTTATTGAACTTATTTTTAAATTAAAGGAAAAGAGGAATTAATGTGAGTATTACTAAGGAAAGATTCTTTAATGAATTTAAGAAAGATCAAGCTACATATGATGAAATTCATGAAAATATATTAGATGGGGTTAATATAGGTGGGGCTAATTTTATCATATTAATGTGTGCCATAATAATAGCCTCTGTTGGTTTAAATATGAATGCTACTGCTGTTATTATAGGTGCAATGCTTATTTCTCCACTTATGGGACCAATAATAGCCATCGGATATTCAGTAGGAATTTATAATTTAAAACTTTTAAAAAAATCTGCAATTATACTAATAATAGAAATATTCATAAGTATAACTACTGCCACTATTTATTTTTCTTTAAGTCCAATATCCAGTGCAGGAAGTGAGATTTTATCTAGAACCGCTCCTAATATATGGGATGTAATAATAGCTTTTACTGGAGGAATTGCAGGAATAATAGGTATAACTCGTAAAAAATCAGGAAATATTTTACCTGGAGTTGCCATAGCAACTGCCTTAATGCCTCCACTTTGTACAAGCGGTTATGGTTTAGCAACTAAAAACATTCATATATTCTTAGGTGCAGGTTACTTATTTTTTATAAACTCATTTTTCATAGCACTTTCAACCTTACTTGTTGTGAAATTTATGAAAATACCAACTAGAAATACTTTATCAGAAGTAAAACAAAAGAAACTAAAAAAAATGATCATAGTTTCAACTATTTTAGTTACTATACCAAGTTTAATCTCAGCAGCAACTATGGTTAATAGCTTTTTAAACAATGCTAATCTTAGTAACTTTATTGAAAATGAAATGCCTTCTGAATATATTCTTAACAAGGAAATAAACACAAAGAATAAAACAATAGACTTAGTTATAATAGGTAACACCATAGATAATTCAGAGGAAGAAAAATTACAAGAGGCATTAAAATATTATAATTTCAGCGGATATAAACTTATAATTCAACAATCAACTGATAATTTCCCTGAATTAAAAATGTATTTAGATAAAATTAAAGAACAGGATTCTGGTTTTATAGGTGATTTAGAAATAAATAAAGGAAAAAATAACTCTAGTATCAATAATAATGTTACATCAGCATTAAACTCAGTTACTTCATCATTACCAGGAAAGTTTGATGATATAACTAAAGTTTACAGTGGAGTTTTAGATAATGAATTACCTGTGTTTATTATAAATCACTCTAAAGATTACATTGATAAAGATGCTATTAATGCTTATATTCTATCTAATCCTGAATTAAAAAATGCTAAGATTTACTTTGAAAAAGAAGATCCAAATAAGGAAAATACAAAACCTCAATAGCTTTTATATTAAGGAACTTCTAAAAGGTAATTTTAAAAAACAATTTAAAAAATGATTCTAAAAGAAAATAGGAAATTTTAAACTTCATAATATACAACACAAATAAAGAGCTACAAAAGATTTTAAAATAATTTATGAGTTCTAAGGGTTTATAATCCTCTTTAAAAAACTTATAAATTTTAAAAAACTTTTATAGCTCTTTTTATTTATATAACTTAAAAGACTTTATTTCATTTTAAATATAATCAAACTAAAAATAATTAAAAACATACTTTTATTAGCTTTATAACTCTTTTAATTTAATTAATTCTAAAATAAAATCCCTATATTAATTATCATTGTTTTTATTGATTAATGAATGCTTTCTTCCATAAACTAAGTAACTTATGATTAATAAAACTAAAACCACAATAAATATTTTCCATATTTCTTCTGATAAATTACTCATTAAAAATAAGCAACTAAATGCCCCTAGTAAAGGAATAAATGGTACCAATGGAGTTTTAAACCCTCTTTTTACATGAGGATATTTTTTTCTAAAGGCTATTAAAGATATACAAACTAAAGTATATGTTAATAAAAAGGCTATATTAGCAAAGTTAGCTAACTGTCCTAGATTAAAAAATCCTGCTAATAAGGCACCTATTATACCAACAGTCCATAATGCTGTATATGGCACATCTTTTTTATCAACTTTACTAAAGAATTTTGGTAATAATCCATCTCTACTCATGGCTAAAAGTATGTGTGATGTTGTAAAGTTACCTGCAAATATTACGGCAAGGATTCCTATTACAGTTCCTAAGGATACTACAAAGGCAACTCCCCTTTGCCCTACTAATTTTAAAGCATAGGATAATGCATCACCAACATTTAAATTAGTATATGAGGTTACTCCTGTTAAGACTAAGGAGACAGCTATGTATATAATTGTGCATATTACTAAAGAACTTATAAGACCTAATGGTAAAGATTTTTGTGGATTTTTAACCTCTTCAGCAGCTGAGGCCGTTGCATCAAATCCACAATAAGCAAAGAATAAAGAAGCTGTTCCAGTGACTATACCCTTAACTCCAAAGGGAGCAAATGGATGCCAATTACTAGTATTTACATGAAAAACTCCAACTCCTATGAATAAAGCAATAACTGCAATCTTTATAAATACCATAATATCATTAACCTTCTTACTTTCTTTAGTACCTAAAGATATTACAAAAACTATAAATAAAATTGATATCATTGCTGGTAGATTTACTATTCCCCCTTCACTTGGAATAGCTGTAAATGTCTTTGGTAATTTTATTCCTAGAATATCTAAAAGACTTAAAAGATAAGATCCCCATCCCGATGCTACTGTAGCTGTAGATAATGTATATCCAATAACAATGCACAATCCTGATATATATGCAATAATCTCACCTAAGGAGACATAAGTAAATGAATAAGACCCTCCAGCACTTGGAATACTTGAACTAAATTCTGCATAGCATAAAACAATTATAGCCGCCGCAATTCCTCCTCCAATAAATGCTATGGAGGTAGCTGGCCCAGACTGTTTAGCTGCAACAATCCCAGTTAAAACCATAACTCCAGTACCAATTACTGACCCAACACTCATTAGTGTTAAATCCAAAGCACTTAGGGTTCTTTCCTTATTTTCATTTGCTTCGCTAAGTATTCTTTTTAAGCTTTGCTTTTTAAAAATCTCCATAAATTAATCACCCTTTTAAATTTAGTAAATTTTGCTTTATACATTATATGTTAACACTTTATTCATCATTAAGAAATATTTTATTGAATAAAAAAAGGCTGCATCTAAATAGATACAGCCTAATCAATAATTTATAATATTCATTTTAAGTCAGGGATTTTTAAAATTTATATTATAACTTATTAGCTAATTAATTTTGATTTATAAATTTCAACTTAAATACATTGTTTATTCTTTCTTTATCTAATTTCAACTCTAATATTATGGCAGCTATAATTATTAATATAGCACCAACTATTTGCTTACCATTTAATACTTCTCCAAAAATAAAGAAAGCAAATATACTTGATAGTACTGGTTCCATAGAAGCTAATATACTAGTAACACTAGCCTCTATGTATTCAGTTGATTTTATATAGAATGTATTAGATATAAATGTACTTAAAATACCTATAGATAATATATTTAATATGACCACCCCAATATTAGGTGCATTTGCAATTATATCAAATGATTCTTTAAAATCTGTAAATAAACCTATAAATATACTTGCAAATATATAGCCATAAATAAGCAATGTGTCTTTTCTATAACCACTAAAAAATTTAGGAAATATTATTTGAAAAGCAAATAAAAATCCTGTTCCTAATCCAGCAGCTATTCCTATTGCACTCATATTAAAATGTCCTAAAGACATATTTGAAACCATTATGCATCCTACTAAAGTTAATAGGATAACAGATCCCTTTTTCATATTGAACTTTTCACCAAAGAATAATACCCCAAAGATTGTTACCCATATTGAGTTAGTAAACATCAATACTGTAGCTACAGATATAGGTATATATTCTACGGACAAGTTATATCCAATAAAACATAAGGCAAAAGTTCCTATTCCATATAATGCTGAAATAGCTAAGCCTCTTGGATCTATCTTTAAAATTTTTCTATCAGTTATCATTATCCAAATAAAAAAGCAAATAGAAGATAAAAAACTTCTACTAAAAGCTATAAACATTGTGCTTAATCCCGCTTCATATAGGATTCTACTGCTTATGCCCATTATGCCCCAAAAAACTGTCGCTATTAAAACTAGACTTATTCCCTTCTGCTTATTGTTCATTATAATTCCTCTTTTTCTAAGTTTTTAACACAAATTCTATTATATACTTATTAAGAAAATTTAAAAGCTCCAAAAATGACATTTTACTTTTATTAACTTTCATTTTCTGCCCTATTATATAATTTTAGTTGTTATATCTTAAAATTGCTCAAATTAGCTTATAATGTGGTTTTTGATTAAAATTAAAAACTTTTTACTTTCTTAAAAGTTGTCAGTTTCGCATTGTTTTTGAAAGAAAATTTTAATAATTATTCAACACTAAGTTTATAAAATTAATTTTTTTAACACTTTCATAAAACAAATTAAAGCTCTATATTTTTATAAAGAAAAAGAAGCTATATCAAAACTAATAAATAAAACTTATGAATATATAAAACTTTATATTATTTTTAAGCTTTATTTACATGTTATTTTGATACAACTTCTTTAAACAATATCTTTATATTTATTATGTAACTAACTTATGTGCTAAAAGTTTCTATAAATTATTTAAAGTAAACTTTATTATCTTCTAATTTATCTATTATTGCAAGAGATTCAACTCTTACCCCTAAATCTTCTAAAACTTTTCTTCCGTCTTGGAATCCTTTTTCTATAACTATTCCTATTCCTACTAACTCAGCACCTGCTTGCTCAACTAAGTCTATCATTCCTTTAGTTGCACATCCTTGAGCTAAGAAGTCATCAATTATTAAAACTCTTTCGCCTTTATTTAAAAATTGCTTTCCAACTCTAACTTTGTAATCTTTTTTCTTTGTGAATGAATGTACATTTGATTCATAAACATCTTTATCTAAATTTAAACTTTCAGTCTTTTTAGCAAAAACTACTGGAACATAATCAAAGTATTGAGATGCGATCCCTGCAATAGCTATTCCTGAAGCTTCTATTGTAAGTATTTTATCTACTTTTTCACCTTCAAATCTTTTTCTAAATTCCTTACCAACCTCATTAAGGAATTTTATGTCCATTTGGTGATTTAAGAAACAATCAACTTTAAGTATGTTTCCCGCTCTAACTTTTCCTTCTTTTAATATCTTTTCTTTTAATGCTTCCATCTTCCTTTTCCCCCTGCTATAAAAATTATTTCATTATAATAAATAACTCTGTTTAGAATTTTCTAATTGAATCTATTAAAGCTCTATGTAGAGGCCTACTTTACTACAAAGATAATTCCTATAAAGCATATTAAAAAGAAAGCTTAATTAAAGCTTTTACATAATAATTTTATATGAATTAAAAAAATTCCTAAGCCAAAAAGCCTAGGAATATATAATAATCTCACAAAAA from Clostridium perfringens carries:
- a CDS encoding bifunctional aspartate transaminase/aspartate 4-decarboxylase: MITKDLEKKLEGLGAFEISSKMLKLAKNNEKHNKFLNAGRGNPNWINTEGRLALSRIVEFGVFESRRTIHDGNLAGYTNLDCIYERLMDFLNGGHEVDKFLRDAIDYSIKTLSVNKDELVKEFVDGAIGNDYPVPNRCLVNTEKILKLYLEKELFGGVKLAKETNVFPTEGGTAAICYIFNSLKENGLIKAGDKIAINTPIFTPYLQIPELKDYEMVEVDLISKEENNWVIEDSELDKLRDKEIKALFFVNPSNPASKALSEEALNHIADIVKERKDLMIITDDVYGTFVENFKTIYSVVPYNTLLVYSFSKLYGVTGWRLGLIAANENNVFDELISKLPEEKLQDLDKRYGLVTFEPRKFKFIERIVADSRSVGLYHTSGLSTPQQIQMALFALTSLITKGRDPYIESSKKLVRERYHDLCYTLGIKEDDSRENAKYYSLIDIYELAGDLYDDKFKEYLKENFEPIDFLLRLAEINGVVLMEGVGFGAAPGILRVSEANLPDEAYKKIAKQVLELLSEYYNQYKSQN
- a CDS encoding TldD/PmbA family protein, which encodes MEFKDFKERLFNRAKELNFEKYELYYGKSESLNITSSNGEVERYGLSTTIGVSFRGIYKGKMGYSYTEKLDDESIEILLLKAIECAELVESEDEEFIFRDKAKYVEVNSYDENISSLTPKEQIEKALKLSNEPSKINSEIIKSEYTKFNTAKLERVIVNSEGIDLKEEKTIVQATISPIAKDGENMIVDGASRVSTKLNDVNIDELMKKAINNTLRKKGSTSIKSGKYKVIIDGEVMASLIRTMEDNFLGHIAQENKTLLKDKIGEKVASSKVTLVDDPFLEGGISTCSFDDEGVPTRVKNIIENGVFKGFLHSLKTAKKSKVNPTGNGFKAGFKSTVKASPTNLYIKEGDKSFEELLSSVENGIYIIDLAGLHSGANAVTGDFSLAAEGIKIENGVLTRAIKHITIAGNFFDLLNNIEEVGNDLEESGVTSGYGSPSILIKELSVAGE
- a CDS encoding TldD/PmbA family protein — protein: MLSKDTIKKVLSVALSAGGDFAEVFVEEKLNNNIVLTSGAVKDIISGKDYGIGIRIFKGLKCIYAYTNDDSIISLVNTAKKAALALGDVIDGHTVNLNLVERINTNIHPILYVPSSISSAKKIEKMKEAYKGAKGYSDEISQVTVTMKDEDQRVLIANSEGLFTEDRRIRSRIAISSIASDGIDNQAGTRSPGASMGFEFFDTIDLSDLGKEASKSAVTMLHADYCPAGKMTVAIENSFGGVIFHEACGHSLEATAVAKGNSIFCDKLGMQIASKKVTAIDDGTIANAWGSLNIDDEGEPTRRKVLIENGILKSYMIDKFNGRRMGMPSTGSGRRESYKYAPTSRMTNTFIANGEDDNEKIIKSIENGLYAKQMGGGSVNPITGDFNFNVLEGYLVKNGVIDRAVRGASLIGNGADILMNIDMVGKNLDHGQGVCGSLSGAVPTNVGQPLLRVKEITVGGR
- a CDS encoding TIGR00341 family protein, whose amino-acid sequence is MSITKERFFNEFKKDQATYDEIHENILDGVNIGGANFIILMCAIIIASVGLNMNATAVIIGAMLISPLMGPIIAIGYSVGIYNLKLLKKSAIILIIEIFISITTATIYFSLSPISSAGSEILSRTAPNIWDVIIAFTGGIAGIIGITRKKSGNILPGVAIATALMPPLCTSGYGLATKNIHIFLGAGYLFFINSFFIALSTLLVVKFMKIPTRNTLSEVKQKKLKKMIIVSTILVTIPSLISAATMVNSFLNNANLSNFIENEMPSEYILNKEINTKNKTIDLVIIGNTIDNSEEEKLQEALKYYNFSGYKLIIQQSTDNFPELKMYLDKIKEQDSGFIGDLEINKGKNNSSINNNVTSALNSVTSSLPGKFDDITKVYSGVLDNELPVFIINHSKDYIDKDAINAYILSNPELKNAKIYFEKEDPNKENTKPQ
- a CDS encoding APC family permease, producing the protein MEIFKKQSLKRILSEANENKERTLSALDLTLMSVGSVIGTGVMVLTGIVAAKQSGPATSIAFIGGGIAAAIIVLCYAEFSSSIPSAGGSYSFTYVSLGEIIAYISGLCIVIGYTLSTATVASGWGSYLLSLLDILGIKLPKTFTAIPSEGGIVNLPAMISILFIVFVISLGTKESKKVNDIMVFIKIAVIALFIGVGVFHVNTSNWHPFAPFGVKGIVTGTASLFFAYCGFDATASAAEEVKNPQKSLPLGLISSLVICTIIYIAVSLVLTGVTSYTNLNVGDALSYALKLVGQRGVAFVVSLGTVIGILAVIFAGNFTTSHILLAMSRDGLLPKFFSKVDKKDVPYTALWTVGIIGALLAGFFNLGQLANFANIAFLLTYTLVCISLIAFRKKYPHVKRGFKTPLVPFIPLLGAFSCLFLMSNLSEEIWKIFIVVLVLLIISYLVYGRKHSLINKNNDN
- a CDS encoding DMT family transporter, with protein sequence MNNKQKGISLVLIATVFWGIMGISSRILYEAGLSTMFIAFSRSFLSSICFFIWIMITDRKILKIDPRGLAISALYGIGTFALCFIGYNLSVEYIPISVATVLMFTNSIWVTIFGVLFFGEKFNMKKGSVILLTLVGCIMVSNMSLGHFNMSAIGIAAGLGTGFLFAFQIIFPKFFSGYRKDTLLIYGYIFASIFIGLFTDFKESFDIIANAPNIGVVILNILSIGILSTFISNTFYIKSTEYIEASVTSILASMEPVLSSIFAFFIFGEVLNGKQIVGAILIIIAAIILELKLDKERINNVFKLKFINQN
- a CDS encoding xanthine phosphoribosyltransferase, producing the protein MEALKEKILKEGKVRAGNILKVDCFLNHQMDIKFLNEVGKEFRKRFEGEKVDKILTIEASGIAIAGIASQYFDYVPVVFAKKTESLNLDKDVYESNVHSFTKKKDYKVRVGKQFLNKGERVLIIDDFLAQGCATKGMIDLVEQAGAELVGIGIVIEKGFQDGRKVLEDLGVRVESLAIIDKLEDNKVYFK